Proteins co-encoded in one Flavobacterium sp. M31R6 genomic window:
- a CDS encoding cell division ATP-binding protein FtsE, which produces MSQSVLSLKNVNIYQEGKIILSDVNLEVNHGEFIYIIGKTGSGKSSLLKTLYADLPLLEGEGKIVEFDLATLKEDDIPFLRRKFGIVFQDFKLLPDRSVKDNMLFVLKATGWTDVNEMDAKINEVLDKVNMKDFASKMPHQLSGGEQQRIAIARALLNDPEFILADEPTGNLDPQTSIEVLEVLRKINANGKTVLMATHDYALLMKFPSKTLKCEDATIFEVVQRTV; this is translated from the coding sequence ATGTCACAATCTGTACTGTCTTTAAAAAACGTAAACATATACCAAGAAGGAAAAATTATTTTATCTGATGTTAATTTAGAGGTCAATCACGGCGAATTTATTTACATCATTGGAAAAACAGGTTCTGGAAAGAGTAGTTTGTTAAAAACATTATATGCCGATTTGCCATTATTGGAAGGCGAAGGTAAGATTGTAGAATTTGATTTGGCCACTTTAAAAGAAGATGATATCCCGTTTTTGAGAAGAAAATTTGGTATTGTTTTTCAAGATTTTAAATTACTGCCAGACCGTTCTGTAAAAGACAATATGCTATTTGTTTTGAAAGCTACTGGATGGACGGATGTAAACGAAATGGATGCCAAAATAAATGAAGTACTTGACAAAGTAAACATGAAAGACTTTGCAAGCAAAATGCCGCACCAACTCTCTGGCGGAGAACAACAACGAATAGCTATCGCAAGAGCATTATTGAATGATCCAGAATTTATTCTTGCCGATGAACCTACAGGAAATTTAGATCCTCAAACTAGTATTGAAGTTCTTGAAGTCTTGAGAAAAATCAATGCTAATGGCAAAACAGTCCTTATGGCAACTCACGATTATGCCTTGTTGATGAAATTCCCAAGCAAAACCTTAAAATGTGAGGATGCGACCATTTTTGAAGTGGTACAAAGAACGGTGTAA
- a CDS encoding tetratricopeptide repeat protein, whose product MRKLPGLFLFLFTVQITSLYSQESTIYTYPLKDFDKALSLYEDKQYASAQIIFKNVQDVATTEGLRSDCAYYIANCAIRTDQDNAEELINRFVEEYPASRKQNQAFIDVAYYYFDHRDYKEALLWFNRVDESVLKDSERNKYNFQKGYAYFDSKKTKEAQKYFSKVANTDEYGTQSKYYMGFMAYESDDYVEANKQFDQVSGNEKYSEKLSYYKSDMSFKSGDFQKAIDLGIKAMPNSTPEEKSELNKIIGESYFNLKQYDKAIPYLVGYKGKKGKWNNTDFYQLGYAYYVQKDYENAISQFNKIIDGNDFIAQNAYYHLGESYLESGKKQQALNAFKNASEMNFNLKLQEDASFNYAKLSYEIGNSYQSVPEVLLGFINKYPTNPNNDVIEKLLIDSYISSKNYKEALVLLEKNKTPENRIAYQKVVFYRGLELYNEGNYTESLSMFEKAIKEQKDPTITARASFWKAESEYNLEDYKEALLSYQQFSDLAKAKETVEFKNINYNIAYANFKLKEYEAAGNSFQSQIDNNKADKFRLNDSYLRLADCRFVTTKYQSALDAYIKVIESKSVDADYAYFQKALCYGFLSKNSKKIEELNAFLTLYPKSDYQDDALFELGNTYVADNKQDLAIKTYDKLATTFKNSSYTSRAVLREGLVYYNSDRDDLALAKFKKVATDFPKTPEAYEAVATARLIYVDNGKVDEYATWVRTLDFVAVTDLDLDNDTFEAAEKQFEQANTKQAISGYASYVSKFPNGVHILKANFQLAQLLYSEGSESKSVSNYEYVISQPRCEYTEQSLVRLAQIFLKDKNCDKGIPVLVRIENEADFPQNKTFAQANLMKCYYETKDYSNSVIYADKVLANPKAEENVKSDAQIIVARSAMQSGDEAKAKVAYAKLLSVSKGELAAEALYYDAYFKNKDGKFEISNIAIQKLAKNYSSYRYFGAKGLVLMAKNYYGLKDSYQATYVLDNVIENFTDYSDVVEEAKTELNRIKTEEAKTNSSITK is encoded by the coding sequence ATGCGTAAACTTCCCGGACTTTTTTTATTCCTTTTTACTGTTCAAATAACGTCCCTTTATTCACAAGAATCGACCATTTACACTTACCCATTAAAAGATTTCGATAAAGCACTTTCTTTATATGAGGATAAACAATATGCTTCAGCTCAAATCATTTTTAAGAATGTTCAGGATGTTGCCACAACCGAAGGTTTGCGATCAGATTGTGCCTATTATATTGCCAATTGCGCCATTCGCACCGATCAGGATAATGCGGAGGAATTGATTAACCGTTTCGTAGAAGAATATCCTGCAAGCCGTAAACAAAATCAAGCCTTTATTGATGTTGCGTATTATTATTTCGATCACAGGGATTATAAAGAAGCTTTGCTATGGTTTAACAGGGTTGATGAAAGTGTTCTAAAAGATAGTGAACGCAACAAGTATAATTTCCAAAAAGGATATGCTTATTTTGATTCCAAAAAAACAAAAGAAGCTCAAAAATATTTTAGTAAAGTCGCTAATACCGATGAATACGGAACGCAGAGCAAATATTACATGGGATTTATGGCTTATGAATCGGATGATTATGTAGAGGCCAATAAACAATTTGACCAAGTTTCCGGTAATGAAAAATACTCCGAGAAATTATCCTACTACAAATCGGATATGAGTTTCAAATCGGGAGATTTTCAAAAAGCCATCGATTTAGGTATTAAAGCAATGCCGAATTCCACTCCCGAAGAAAAATCAGAATTGAATAAAATTATTGGCGAAAGCTATTTTAATCTAAAACAATATGACAAAGCAATTCCTTATTTGGTGGGATATAAAGGAAAAAAAGGGAAATGGAATAATACCGATTTCTATCAATTAGGATATGCCTATTATGTACAAAAGGATTATGAAAATGCCATTTCGCAATTCAATAAAATTATTGACGGAAATGATTTCATAGCCCAGAATGCTTATTATCATTTGGGAGAAAGTTATTTGGAATCTGGCAAAAAGCAACAGGCTTTGAATGCTTTCAAGAATGCTTCCGAAATGAATTTTAATTTGAAACTTCAAGAAGATGCTAGTTTCAATTACGCCAAATTGAGTTATGAAATTGGGAATTCGTATCAAAGTGTTCCCGAAGTTTTATTGGGATTTATCAATAAATATCCAACGAATCCAAATAATGATGTTATTGAAAAATTGTTGATCGATTCTTATATTTCATCCAAAAACTACAAAGAAGCATTGGTTTTATTGGAGAAAAATAAAACTCCAGAAAATAGAATTGCCTATCAAAAAGTAGTTTTCTATAGAGGATTGGAATTGTATAATGAGGGGAATTACACAGAATCCTTGTCGATGTTTGAAAAAGCAATTAAGGAACAAAAAGATCCTACGATTACTGCTCGTGCTTCTTTTTGGAAAGCGGAATCCGAATATAATTTGGAAGACTACAAAGAAGCCTTGTTGAGTTATCAGCAATTCTCGGATTTGGCAAAAGCCAAAGAAACTGTTGAATTTAAAAATATCAATTACAATATCGCTTACGCTAATTTCAAATTGAAAGAATACGAAGCGGCCGGGAATTCTTTCCAAAGCCAAATCGACAATAATAAAGCGGATAAATTTCGTTTGAATGATTCTTATTTACGTCTTGCCGACTGTAGATTCGTAACGACGAAATACCAATCAGCATTGGATGCCTATATTAAGGTTATAGAATCCAAAAGTGTAGATGCTGATTATGCTTATTTTCAAAAAGCGCTTTGTTACGGATTTCTTTCGAAAAACAGTAAAAAGATAGAAGAACTCAATGCATTTTTGACATTGTATCCAAAATCAGATTACCAAGATGATGCTTTATTTGAATTAGGAAATACCTACGTGGCCGATAACAAACAGGATTTAGCTATAAAGACCTATGACAAATTAGCGACAACTTTCAAAAACAGTTCATATACATCAAGGGCAGTTTTACGAGAGGGTTTGGTTTATTATAATTCGGATCGTGATGATTTGGCTTTGGCTAAATTCAAAAAAGTAGCTACGGATTTTCCTAAAACACCAGAAGCTTACGAAGCGGTTGCTACTGCCAGATTAATTTATGTGGATAACGGAAAAGTAGATGAATATGCCACTTGGGTAAGAACATTAGATTTTGTGGCAGTTACCGATTTAGACTTGGATAATGATACTTTTGAGGCTGCCGAAAAACAATTTGAACAGGCAAATACCAAACAGGCTATTTCTGGATACGCTAGTTATGTTTCAAAATTCCCAAATGGAGTTCATATCCTGAAAGCTAATTTTCAATTGGCACAATTGCTTTACTCAGAAGGTTCAGAAAGTAAATCGGTTTCGAATTATGAGTATGTAATAAGCCAACCTCGTTGTGAATATACGGAGCAGTCTTTGGTTCGATTGGCGCAAATATTTTTGAAAGATAAAAATTGTGACAAAGGAATTCCGGTTTTGGTTCGCATAGAAAATGAAGCCGATTTTCCACAGAATAAGACTTTTGCGCAAGCGAATTTGATGAAATGTTATTACGAAACCAAAGATTATTCAAATTCTGTGATTTATGCCGATAAAGTTTTGGCTAATCCGAAAGCGGAGGAAAATGTAAAAAGTGACGCCCAAATTATTGTTGCCCGTTCTGCTATGCAATCGGGTGACGAAGCCAAAGCCAAAGTCGCTTACGCAAAATTGCTAAGTGTAAGTAAAGGTGAACTCGCAGCAGAAGCTTTGTATTATGATGCTTATTTTAAAAATAAAGACGGAAAATTTGAAATTTCAAATATTGCCATCCAAAAATTAGCCAAAAATTATTCGAGTTACCGCTATTTTGGAGCTAAAGGTTTGGTTCTAATGGCGAAGAACTATTATGGTTTAAAAGACAGTTACCAAGCGACTTATGTTCTAGACAATGTAATCGAAAACTTCACTGATTATTCGGATGTGGTTGAAGAAGCCAAAACGGAACTGAACAGAATAAAAACGGAGGAAGCCAAAACAAATTCATCAATTACTAAATAA
- a CDS encoding PhzF family phenazine biosynthesis protein, whose amino-acid sequence MKLPFYIVDVFAEEKYAGNQLAVFLDADGLNTEQMQKIAREINFAESTFITAIHPENNSAEIRIFTVEHEMRFAGHPIIGTSWVLMNKIIESQPRNFKLSVPVGEIPIQQSGDLVWLQAAQPQFWDVFSKEDFLSFSNLSAADFDDKFPIQEVTTGSAFVIVPLKSKKALENISLELNKMKEWLLVHCETNHRALYFYCFDDGKLYSRMLCIEHNQIIEDAATGSASTCLQAFLLKYHLPEIKMVNHQGDFINRPSKIYFEGELARDNFDIKIGGKTQFIAKGEWEV is encoded by the coding sequence ATGAAATTACCTTTTTATATAGTAGATGTTTTTGCAGAGGAAAAATATGCCGGAAATCAACTGGCAGTTTTTTTAGATGCTGATGGACTGAATACAGAACAGATGCAAAAAATTGCACGTGAAATTAATTTTGCCGAAAGTACTTTTATTACTGCGATTCACCCTGAAAATAACAGTGCCGAAATTCGAATTTTTACAGTAGAACATGAAATGCGTTTTGCAGGTCATCCAATTATAGGGACATCTTGGGTTTTGATGAATAAAATTATCGAAAGTCAACCTCGAAATTTTAAATTGTCGGTTCCAGTTGGTGAAATTCCAATTCAGCAATCGGGAGATTTAGTTTGGTTGCAGGCGGCTCAACCTCAATTTTGGGATGTTTTTTCAAAGGAAGATTTTTTGTCTTTTAGTAATTTAAGTGCTGCTGATTTTGATGATAAATTTCCGATTCAGGAAGTGACTACGGGTAGCGCATTTGTAATTGTTCCGCTTAAAAGCAAAAAAGCTTTGGAAAATATAAGCCTCGAATTGAATAAAATGAAGGAATGGCTTTTGGTTCATTGCGAAACAAATCATAGAGCATTGTATTTCTATTGTTTTGATGATGGAAAACTTTACAGCAGAATGTTATGCATTGAACACAATCAGATTATTGAAGATGCGGCCACAGGAAGTGCCAGTACTTGTCTGCAGGCTTTTCTTCTGAAATATCATTTGCCAGAAATTAAAATGGTCAATCATCAGGGAGACTTTATAAATAGGCCTTCTAAAATTTATTTTGAAGGGGAATTGGCCAGAGATAATTTTGACATAAAAATTGGAGGGAAAACGCAATTTATTGCAAAAGGCGAATGGGAAGTGTAA
- a CDS encoding TonB-dependent receptor, whose amino-acid sequence MKIINIKTFKNKQSTFSAPSHSGKVGIGIFFLLLSQLSFSQDKKDKNDNIGTEVVNVVKPYTPTISDAFKVKEVPVITNDENAKKESVKYSILPFPVASTFSPSKGNAQGVEKAKQERLFKNYATFGIGNYGALNAELYVNEDLNNNEYIGGMFRHNSSQGGIKDITLDDFYYDTKIDLIYGSNEQEMAWNIKLGYQNQIYNWYGLPADFGNTLTLPESMALVNGINPQQSYNTITAGGSLAIEEAFVKDVKLELTHFSDAYSSAENRFLLAPTFKFDVMDEAIKTKVFVDYIDGSFKKDYSGINTADIKYGFTNLGIVPSFVMKRDDWTIDIGAGLVYSMGKNNTSNKFYVYPSVSASYNVVGDLMIFYASAIGNLKQNTYKDFVDGNPFVSPTLNIKPTNELYDVNAGLKGKLASTVSYDIKASYIYDENKALFKSNDYNEKDTNANYAFGNSFQVIYDDMKTLRLYGEIKADLAKGVTVEADATFNSYSNKIQGEAWNLPELQLNSKVDFMITEKWFAGINLFYVGERKDQQLNTDIVYVIAPGPITLDGYFDLNANIRFKYSERFTTFLKANNIMNNGYQKWLNYPVQGFQVMLGANYKFDF is encoded by the coding sequence ATGAAAATTATAAACATAAAAACATTTAAAAATAAGCAATCAACGTTCTCGGCTCCATCCCATTCGGGGAAGGTTGGGATAGGGATTTTCTTTCTGTTACTTTCTCAATTATCTTTTTCGCAAGACAAAAAAGATAAAAATGACAATATTGGAACTGAGGTGGTAAATGTGGTTAAACCATATACCCCAACAATCTCAGATGCTTTCAAAGTAAAAGAAGTTCCGGTGATTACAAATGATGAAAATGCAAAAAAAGAAAGCGTGAAATATTCTATTTTACCTTTTCCTGTGGCTTCTACTTTTTCTCCTTCCAAAGGAAATGCGCAAGGAGTTGAGAAAGCAAAGCAAGAACGTTTGTTTAAAAATTATGCAACTTTCGGAATTGGAAACTATGGCGCTTTGAATGCTGAATTGTATGTGAATGAGGATCTTAATAATAATGAATATATTGGTGGAATGTTTCGCCATAATTCTTCACAGGGAGGGATAAAAGATATCACACTGGACGACTTCTATTATGACACCAAAATTGATTTGATTTATGGATCAAACGAGCAGGAAATGGCTTGGAATATAAAATTGGGATACCAGAATCAAATTTATAATTGGTATGGTTTGCCTGCCGATTTTGGAAATACATTAACACTTCCAGAAAGTATGGCTTTGGTTAATGGAATCAATCCGCAACAATCTTACAATACAATTACGGCTGGAGGCTCACTGGCTATTGAAGAAGCTTTTGTAAAAGATGTTAAACTTGAGTTGACTCACTTTTCGGATGCATACAGTTCGGCGGAGAATAGATTTTTATTAGCGCCAACTTTTAAGTTTGATGTGATGGATGAAGCAATAAAAACCAAAGTTTTTGTCGATTATATTGACGGTAGTTTTAAGAAAGATTATTCAGGAATCAATACTGCAGACATTAAATACGGCTTTACAAATTTGGGAATAGTACCGAGTTTTGTAATGAAAAGAGACGATTGGACGATCGATATTGGAGCTGGTTTGGTTTATAGTATGGGAAAGAATAACACGAGCAACAAGTTTTATGTTTATCCATCGGTTTCTGCTTCGTATAATGTTGTGGGTGATTTGATGATATTTTATGCAAGTGCTATTGGTAACTTGAAGCAAAATACCTATAAAGATTTTGTTGATGGAAATCCATTTGTTTCACCGACATTAAATATTAAACCAACCAATGAATTGTATGATGTTAATGCAGGTTTAAAAGGGAAATTGGCCAGTACGGTGAGTTATGATATCAAAGCTTCGTATATATATGATGAAAACAAAGCATTATTCAAAAGCAATGACTACAATGAAAAAGATACTAATGCCAATTACGCTTTCGGGAATTCATTTCAGGTAATTTATGATGATATGAAAACCTTACGTCTTTACGGAGAAATTAAAGCAGATTTAGCCAAAGGTGTCACAGTAGAAGCTGATGCAACTTTTAATAGTTATTCTAATAAAATACAAGGAGAAGCTTGGAATTTGCCAGAACTTCAATTGAATTCCAAAGTTGATTTTATGATTACCGAGAAATGGTTTGCAGGTATAAATTTGTTTTATGTAGGCGAACGTAAAGATCAACAGTTGAATACCGATATTGTTTATGTTATTGCTCCAGGACCAATCACATTGGATGGTTATTTTGATTTGAATGCTAATATTCGATTCAAATACAGTGAAAGGTTTACTACCTTTTTAAAAGCGAACAACATTATGAATAATGGATATCAAAAATGGTTGAATTATCCAGTTCAAGGTTTTCAAGTGATGTTGGGAGCGAATTATAAATTTGATTTTTAA
- a CDS encoding amidohydrolase, translated as MKKISFLLSLIVLVSCNQKEKITVDTIITDANIYTVNKDFGKASAMAIQSGKIVAIGSNDEIANSYDSKNTIDAKGKFIYPGLYDAHCHFYSYGLSLQEVDLRGTKSMAEVIDRIKKYQEERKTTFIVGNGWDQNDWDIKKFPTKEDLDAAFPNIPVVLNRIDGHAIVVNSLALKLAGITKSTKVSGGEIVLENGEPNGILIDNPMELVFKIIPKPNRKKQIAGLLDAEKVMFQYGLTTVNDAGLDPDVINLMDSLQKAKAMKINVYAMITANQKNIDLYLKKGIYKTDNLNVCSFKMYGDGALGSRGACLHKPYSDSPKQYGALLSSVEELKNVANQIANSPFQLNSHAIGDSANTVLLKIYKDALTGKKDRRWKIEHAQVIQEADFDYFATGIIPSVQPTHATSDMYWAGERLGKERLKNAYAYKKLLQKAGIVALGTDFPVEEVNPMLTFHAAVARKDIKNYPKGGFQMENALTREETLKGMTIWAAYSNFEEKEKGSLEVGKWADFVIFDQDLMKVEENQMVKLIPTQVFLKGAKVK; from the coding sequence ATGAAGAAAATTTCTTTTCTGCTTTCATTGATTGTATTGGTTTCCTGTAATCAAAAAGAAAAAATTACTGTAGACACCATTATTACAGATGCCAATATTTATACCGTAAACAAAGATTTTGGTAAAGCGTCTGCTATGGCGATTCAATCTGGTAAAATTGTGGCTATTGGTTCCAATGATGAAATAGCAAATTCGTATGATTCCAAAAACACTATTGATGCAAAAGGGAAATTTATTTACCCAGGTTTGTATGATGCCCATTGTCATTTTTATAGTTATGGACTGAGTTTGCAAGAAGTCGATTTGCGAGGAACCAAAAGCATGGCGGAAGTAATTGACAGAATCAAGAAATATCAAGAAGAAAGAAAAACAACTTTTATCGTTGGAAATGGATGGGATCAAAACGATTGGGATATAAAGAAGTTTCCAACGAAAGAAGATTTAGATGCAGCTTTTCCAAATATTCCGGTAGTTTTAAATCGTATAGATGGTCACGCAATTGTTGTGAATAGTTTGGCTTTGAAATTGGCAGGAATCACAAAATCAACAAAAGTATCTGGTGGTGAAATTGTTTTGGAAAATGGTGAACCTAATGGAATTTTGATTGACAATCCAATGGAGTTGGTTTTTAAAATAATACCTAAACCCAATCGTAAAAAACAAATCGCTGGATTATTAGATGCCGAAAAAGTTATGTTTCAATATGGGTTGACAACTGTCAATGATGCAGGTTTAGACCCGGATGTAATTAATTTGATGGATAGTTTGCAAAAAGCAAAAGCGATGAAAATTAATGTGTATGCGATGATTACGGCAAATCAAAAGAATATTGATTTATACTTGAAAAAAGGAATTTACAAAACAGATAATCTAAATGTATGCTCTTTTAAAATGTATGGAGATGGCGCATTGGGTTCACGTGGCGCCTGTTTGCATAAACCTTATTCAGATAGTCCAAAACAATATGGAGCATTGCTTTCATCTGTTGAAGAATTAAAAAATGTAGCCAATCAAATAGCCAATTCTCCTTTTCAGTTGAATTCGCATGCTATTGGAGATTCGGCCAATACTGTTTTGTTGAAAATATACAAAGATGCATTAACCGGTAAGAAAGACAGAAGATGGAAAATCGAACATGCACAAGTGATTCAAGAGGCCGATTTTGATTATTTTGCAACTGGAATAATTCCATCTGTACAGCCTACACATGCTACATCTGATATGTATTGGGCAGGTGAAAGATTAGGTAAAGAACGATTGAAAAATGCCTATGCCTATAAAAAATTACTTCAAAAAGCTGGAATAGTTGCTTTGGGGACGGATTTTCCAGTAGAAGAAGTAAATCCAATGCTTACTTTTCATGCTGCTGTAGCCAGAAAGGATATTAAAAATTATCCAAAGGGAGGTTTTCAAATGGAAAATGCATTGACAAGAGAGGAGACTTTAAAAGGAATGACTATTTGGGCAGCCTATTCTAATTTTGAAGAAAAAGAAAAAGGAAGTCTTGAAGTAGGTAAATGGGCAGATTTTGTAATTTTTGATCAGGATTTGATGAAAGTTGAAGAAAATCAAATGGTTAAATTAATTCCAACTCAGGTGTTTTTAAAGGGAGCAAAAGTGAAATAA
- a CDS encoding aspartyl/glutamyl-tRNA amidotransferase subunit C, producing MSKTMTVDILSSIKGAQPSESVNKLFDVIKNAVPSNNNSFNNVNRNCVSVNNLREDVVIESSAIEKQIILENFPNKKNGFLVVAKVIEG from the coding sequence ATGAGCAAAACAATGACAGTCGACATATTGTCGAGTATTAAAGGAGCACAGCCCTCAGAGTCCGTGAACAAATTATTTGATGTAATTAAAAATGCAGTTCCGTCAAATAATAATTCTTTTAATAATGTCAATCGAAATTGTGTGTCTGTAAATAATTTAAGAGAAGATGTTGTGATAGAGAGTTCGGCTATTGAGAAACAAATAATTTTGGAAAACTTCCCGAACAAGAAAAATGGTTTTTTAGTTGTTGCTAAAGTTATAGAAGGATAA
- a CDS encoding amidase, translated as MDSQIKKIHQQLVSKEITCTALVQEKLDLLKQNTYNSVNSLLDTLALELAAKVDAKIEKGETIGLLEGIPFGIKDVYMVQGTYTTASSDLLKNYKSPYTATAIQKLLDAGAIPLVKENCDSFGHGSSSENTIFGAVKNAIDPTLVAGGSSGGSAVNVAKEYTVFSIGGDTGGSVRQPAGYNHIYGLKPTYGRISRYGLMAYASSTDCVGPLARSVEDIRIVLNVMSGKDPKDQTSITSNEISEEAIATSAVKTIGYFKNFIESDAIDAQIKADFLASIEKIKAKGIDVKELDFFKSDILVSTYYTLAMAETASNLSRLDGTNYGNRIEAENLIETYAVTRSENFSEETKRRIVGGNQVLSQGFSDEIYLKGLALRDQISENFSKDFNEVDIILSPVTPSTPPKIGDSLKDPLAMYLSDAYTVGFSLGQLPTLTVPQGTSTGLQITAAKNNDELVLKFANFLKDTI; from the coding sequence ATGGATTCTCAAATAAAAAAAATACACCAGCAATTGGTGTCAAAAGAAATAACTTGTACAGCTTTGGTACAAGAAAAATTAGACTTACTTAAACAAAACACTTATAATTCAGTAAATTCTTTATTAGATACTTTGGCTTTAGAATTAGCTGCTAAGGTGGATGCTAAAATTGAAAAAGGGGAAACAATAGGTTTGTTGGAAGGAATTCCTTTTGGAATTAAAGATGTATATATGGTACAGGGAACTTACACTACTGCAAGTTCTGATTTATTAAAAAACTATAAATCGCCTTATACTGCTACTGCAATTCAAAAATTATTGGATGCAGGTGCTATTCCGTTGGTAAAAGAAAACTGTGATAGTTTTGGTCACGGGTCTTCTAGTGAAAACACCATCTTTGGAGCTGTGAAAAACGCTATTGATCCAACATTAGTTGCCGGTGGTTCAAGTGGTGGATCTGCAGTTAACGTTGCAAAAGAATATACTGTTTTTTCTATTGGTGGAGATACGGGAGGTTCTGTTCGTCAGCCTGCGGGTTACAACCATATTTACGGTTTAAAACCAACTTACGGAAGAATTTCAAGATATGGTCTTATGGCTTATGCATCCTCTACGGATTGTGTTGGTCCATTGGCTAGATCGGTTGAAGATATCCGAATTGTCTTGAATGTAATGAGTGGGAAAGATCCAAAAGATCAAACTTCAATTACTTCAAATGAAATTAGTGAAGAGGCAATTGCAACATCAGCTGTAAAAACAATTGGGTATTTTAAAAACTTTATTGAAAGTGACGCTATTGATGCTCAAATAAAAGCTGATTTTTTAGCAAGTATCGAGAAAATAAAAGCCAAAGGAATTGACGTAAAAGAATTGGATTTTTTCAAATCGGACATTTTGGTTTCGACATACTATACTTTAGCAATGGCTGAAACAGCTTCGAATTTGTCTCGTTTGGACGGAACAAATTACGGTAACCGTATTGAAGCTGAAAATTTAATTGAAACTTATGCAGTGACGCGTTCAGAAAACTTTTCAGAAGAAACAAAACGCAGAATTGTTGGTGGAAACCAAGTGTTGTCTCAAGGTTTTTCGGACGAAATATATTTAAAAGGATTGGCTTTAAGAGATCAGATTTCTGAAAACTTCAGTAAGGATTTTAATGAAGTTGATATCATTTTGTCACCAGTTACACCAAGTACTCCTCCTAAAATTGGAGACAGTTTAAAAGATCCGTTAGCGATGTATTTGTCAGATGCTTATACGGTTGGTTTTAGTTTGGGACAATTGCCAACTTTAACAGTGCCACAAGGAACAAGTACTGGACTGCAAATTACGGCAGCAAAAAATAATGATGAATTAGTGTTGAAGTTCGCAAACTTCTTAAAAGATACAATATAA